One genomic segment of Pseudomonas chlororaphis subsp. aurantiaca includes these proteins:
- a CDS encoding cupin domain-containing protein — protein sequence MAKINIHNLTEHNIKPDGSARARFIHTEHCTLAFWNLEKGAVIPLHQHHQEACPVVMKGKLKLLLDGVPHVLTEGQCAVVESNVAHEAIALEACEILEIYSPVREDYQKLDFVKVAWDVVS from the coding sequence ATGGCCAAGATAAACATCCATAACCTGACAGAACACAATATCAAGCCGGATGGCAGCGCCCGTGCTCGCTTCATTCATACGGAGCACTGCACGCTGGCCTTCTGGAATCTGGAAAAAGGCGCAGTCATTCCGCTCCACCAACATCACCAGGAAGCCTGCCCCGTCGTCATGAAAGGCAAATTGAAGTTACTGCTCGACGGTGTTCCCCATGTGCTGACCGAAGGTCAATGCGCGGTCGTCGAATCCAACGTCGCCCATGAAGCCATCGCGCTCGAGGCCTGCGAGATCCTCGAAATCTATTCCCCGGTCCGCGAGGACTATCAGAAGCTGGACTTCGTCAAGGTCGCCTGGGATGTGGTTTCC
- a CDS encoding MFS transporter, whose protein sequence is MQTLKLATRRWWYIMPIVFITYSLAYLDRANYGFAAASGMAADLMITPGLSSLLGALFFLGYFFFQVPGAIYAQKHSVKKLIFVSLILWGSLATLTGVVSNAYMLIAIRFMLGVVEAAVMPAMLVYLCHWFTRAERSRANTFLILGNPVTMLWMSVVSGYLVEHFSWRWMFIIEGLPAVLWAFIWWRLADDRPSAAKWLSDQEKHDLESALAAEQVGIKAVKNYAEAFRSPKVIILALQFFCWSIGVYGFVLWLPSILKHGAQMDMVEAGWLSALPYLAAVIAMLGVSWGSDRIQKRKRFVWPPLLIASFAFYGSYLLGAEHFWWSYTLLVIAGACMYAPYGPFFAIVPEILPANVAGGAMALINSMGALGSFGGSYLVGYLNSATGSPGASYLLMSGALLLSVLLTIFLNPGASDRQRTALPARRRLAHS, encoded by the coding sequence ATGCAAACGCTGAAACTCGCCACCCGCCGCTGGTGGTACATCATGCCCATCGTGTTCATCACCTACAGCCTGGCGTACCTGGACCGCGCCAACTACGGGTTCGCCGCCGCCTCCGGGATGGCCGCCGACCTGATGATCACCCCGGGGCTGTCGTCCCTGCTCGGCGCCTTGTTCTTCCTCGGTTACTTTTTCTTCCAGGTACCGGGGGCGATCTACGCGCAAAAACACAGCGTGAAGAAGCTGATCTTCGTCAGCCTGATCCTCTGGGGCAGCCTGGCCACCCTCACCGGCGTGGTATCCAACGCCTACATGCTGATCGCCATCCGCTTCATGCTCGGGGTGGTCGAGGCCGCGGTGATGCCGGCGATGCTGGTCTACCTGTGCCACTGGTTCACCCGGGCCGAACGCTCGCGGGCCAACACCTTCCTGATCCTCGGCAACCCGGTGACCATGCTCTGGATGTCGGTGGTCTCAGGCTACCTGGTCGAGCATTTCAGCTGGCGCTGGATGTTCATCATCGAAGGCCTGCCGGCGGTGCTCTGGGCCTTTATCTGGTGGCGCCTGGCCGATGACCGCCCGAGCGCGGCGAAATGGCTCAGCGACCAGGAAAAACACGACCTGGAAAGCGCCCTGGCCGCCGAACAGGTGGGCATCAAGGCGGTGAAGAACTACGCCGAAGCCTTCCGCTCGCCCAAGGTGATCATCCTCGCCCTGCAGTTCTTCTGCTGGAGCATCGGCGTCTACGGCTTCGTCCTGTGGCTGCCGTCGATCCTCAAGCACGGCGCGCAGATGGACATGGTCGAGGCCGGCTGGCTGTCGGCGCTGCCCTACCTGGCCGCAGTGATCGCCATGCTCGGGGTGTCCTGGGGCTCGGACCGGATCCAGAAGCGCAAGCGTTTCGTCTGGCCGCCGCTGCTGATCGCCTCCTTCGCCTTCTACGGCTCCTACCTGCTGGGCGCCGAGCACTTCTGGTGGTCCTACACCCTGCTGGTGATCGCCGGCGCCTGCATGTACGCGCCTTACGGGCCGTTCTTCGCCATCGTCCCGGAGATCCTCCCGGCCAACGTCGCCGGCGGCGCCATGGCGCTGATCAACAGCATGGGTGCCCTGGGTTCGTTCGGCGGCTCCTACCTGGTGGGCTACCTGAACAGCGCCACCGGTTCGCCGGGCGCCTCCTACCTGCTGATGAGCGGCGCGCTGCTGCTGTCGGTGCTGCTGACCATCTTCCTCAACCCGGGCGCCAGCGACCGCCAGCGCACCGCGCTGCCGGCACGTCGCCGCCTGGCGCATTCCTGA
- a CDS encoding RraA family protein, producing the protein MRRNIIESIRTREISTSTFADIMDSHCIGEVISRSVSSMNTTRHYFIGEAYTVAWERVRKTGDISRPQPSTWSQVKDFLVPQITSAQGRVYVAGGGPLITEAALAGGLSCSYFAKLGFEGVVLGGAVRDASEVKALTMPVLASNFTPVDTQGSYRIKSVGERCVIDGCSIKTGNIVISDANGTVILPPDILDEIFDLALEIEQAEEQILQAIRDQHDKRSLLQLVEERNRI; encoded by the coding sequence ATGAGGAGAAATATCATTGAGAGTATAAGAACTCGCGAAATCAGCACTTCAACCTTTGCTGACATCATGGATTCTCATTGTATTGGAGAAGTCATTTCTCGAAGTGTGAGTTCCATGAATACAACCCGGCACTACTTTATTGGCGAGGCTTACACCGTGGCCTGGGAACGGGTCAGAAAGACGGGCGATATTTCCCGCCCCCAGCCCTCGACCTGGAGCCAGGTCAAAGACTTCCTGGTGCCACAAATAACCAGCGCCCAAGGCCGGGTGTACGTCGCCGGCGGCGGCCCGCTTATCACTGAGGCAGCCCTCGCGGGAGGCTTGAGCTGCAGTTATTTCGCCAAACTGGGCTTCGAAGGCGTGGTGCTGGGCGGTGCGGTACGGGATGCCTCAGAAGTGAAAGCCCTGACGATGCCGGTACTTGCCAGTAACTTCACCCCGGTGGACACCCAGGGCAGCTACCGGATCAAGTCCGTGGGCGAGCGCTGCGTGATCGACGGCTGCTCGATAAAAACCGGGAATATCGTCATTTCCGATGCCAACGGCACCGTCATTCTGCCCCCCGATATCCTCGATGAGATCTTTGACCTAGCGCTGGAAATCGAACAGGCCGAAGAACAGATACTCCAGGCCATCCGGGACCAGCATGACAAACGCAGCCTGTTGCAACTGGTCGAGGAGCGTAACCGGATCTGA
- a CDS encoding pyridoxal phosphate-dependent aminotransferase — MRYSALTQRIAGEGAAAWQIHYRALELREEGVDVVLLTIGDPDFDTPRPIVQAAIDSLLAGDTHYSEVRGNRSLRTRIAHRHATRSGQAVDAEHVVVLPGAQCAVFSVAQCLLDPGDEVLVAEPMYVTYEGVFGACGAKVLPIPVRPENGFRVEPAAVAARITPKTRALMLNSPNNPSGASLSRETWQALARLCVEHDLWLISDEVYSDLLFDGEHISPGSLPGMAERTATINSLSKSHAMTGWRVGWVVAPQALAGHLSHLALCMLYGLPDFVQNAAVVALDADLPELEQMREEYRQRRDLVCAQLSQCPGLKPVKPDGGMFVMVDVRETGLGAQQFAELLLEGHGVSVLAGEAFGPSAAGHIRIGLVVDQQRLADACQRIVRCTQDLLEGRSSKRR; from the coding sequence ATGCGCTATTCAGCCCTGACCCAACGGATCGCCGGCGAAGGTGCCGCGGCCTGGCAGATTCACTACCGTGCCCTGGAGCTGCGCGAGGAGGGCGTCGATGTGGTGCTGCTGACCATCGGTGACCCGGATTTCGACACCCCCAGGCCGATCGTCCAGGCCGCCATCGATAGCCTGCTGGCGGGCGATACCCACTATTCGGAGGTACGCGGCAACCGTTCGCTGCGCACCCGCATCGCCCACCGGCATGCCACCCGCAGCGGCCAGGCGGTGGACGCCGAGCACGTGGTGGTGCTGCCGGGGGCGCAATGCGCGGTGTTTTCCGTGGCCCAGTGCCTGCTCGACCCCGGCGACGAGGTGCTGGTCGCCGAACCCATGTACGTCACCTACGAAGGGGTGTTCGGCGCCTGCGGGGCCAAGGTGCTGCCGATTCCGGTGCGCCCGGAGAACGGCTTTCGCGTCGAGCCGGCGGCGGTCGCCGCGCGCATCACACCCAAGACCCGTGCGCTGATGCTCAACAGCCCGAACAACCCCTCCGGCGCCAGCCTGTCCCGGGAAACCTGGCAGGCCCTGGCGCGACTGTGCGTCGAGCACGACCTGTGGCTGATCTCCGACGAGGTCTACAGCGACCTGCTGTTCGACGGCGAACACATCAGCCCCGGCAGCCTGCCGGGAATGGCCGAACGCACGGCGACCATCAACAGCCTGTCCAAGTCCCATGCCATGACCGGCTGGCGGGTTGGCTGGGTGGTGGCGCCCCAGGCCCTGGCCGGGCATTTGAGCCATCTGGCGCTGTGCATGCTGTACGGGTTGCCGGATTTCGTGCAGAACGCCGCGGTGGTGGCGCTGGATGCCGACTTGCCGGAGCTGGAGCAGATGCGCGAGGAATATCGCCAGCGCCGCGACCTGGTGTGCGCGCAGCTGAGCCAATGCCCGGGGCTGAAACCGGTCAAGCCCGATGGCGGCATGTTCGTCATGGTCGATGTGCGGGAAACCGGCCTGGGCGCCCAGCAATTCGCCGAGCTGCTGCTGGAAGGGCACGGCGTCTCGGTGCTCGCCGGCGAGGCCTTCGGCCCCAGCGCGGCGGGGCATATCCGTATCGGCCTGGTGGTGGACCAGCAGCGCCTGGCGGATGCCTGCCAGCGGATCGTCCGTTGCACCCAGGATCTGCTCGAAGGCCGATCCTCAAAACGCCGCTGA
- the hpaB gene encoding 4-hydroxyphenylacetate 3-monooxygenase, oxygenase component: MKPEDFRAETNRPLTGAEYLASLRDDREIYIYGDRVKDVTSHPAFRNSAASMARLYDALHDPQTKDKLCWDTDTGNGGYTHKFFRSAKSADDLRQQRDAIAEWSRLTYGWMGRSPDYKAAFGSALGANPEFYGQFEGNARTWYKRIQEACLYLNHAIVNPPIDRDKPVDQVKDVFISVDEEVEGGIIVSGAKVVATNSALTHYNFVGQGSAQLLGDNTDFALMFIAPMNTRGMKLICRPSYELQAGMTGSPFDYPLSSRFDENDAILIMDKVFIPWENVLIYRDFERCRQWFPQGGFGRLFPMQGCTRLAVKLDFITGLLVKALQCTGSLEFRGVQAQVGEVVAWRNLFWSLTDAMHGNASEWLNGAFLPSAQALQAYRVLAPQAYTDIKKIIEQVVASGLIYLPSGSRDLKDPLLNQYLGTYCRGSAGMGHEERIKILKLLWDAIGTEFGGRHELYEINYAGSQDEIRMQCLRHAQASGSMKAMTELVDKCLGDYDLDGWTGPHLTNPDDINMLDRIRQ; the protein is encoded by the coding sequence ATGAAACCCGAAGACTTCCGTGCCGAGACCAACCGCCCGCTGACCGGTGCCGAATACCTGGCCAGCCTGCGCGATGATCGCGAAATCTACATTTATGGCGACCGGGTCAAGGACGTGACCAGCCACCCGGCGTTCCGCAATTCCGCCGCCTCCATGGCGCGCCTCTACGACGCCCTGCACGATCCGCAAACCAAGGACAAGCTGTGCTGGGACACCGACACCGGCAACGGCGGCTACACCCACAAGTTCTTCCGTTCGGCGAAAAGCGCCGACGACCTGCGCCAGCAGCGCGATGCCATCGCCGAGTGGTCGCGCCTGACCTACGGCTGGATGGGCCGCAGCCCGGACTACAAGGCCGCCTTCGGCAGCGCCCTGGGCGCCAACCCGGAGTTCTATGGCCAGTTCGAAGGCAACGCCCGTACCTGGTACAAGCGCATCCAGGAAGCCTGCCTGTACCTCAACCACGCCATCGTCAACCCGCCGATCGACCGCGACAAACCGGTGGACCAGGTCAAGGACGTGTTCATCTCGGTGGACGAGGAAGTCGAGGGCGGGATCATCGTCAGCGGCGCCAAGGTGGTGGCCACCAACTCGGCCCTGACCCACTACAACTTCGTCGGCCAGGGTTCGGCGCAGCTTTTGGGCGACAACACCGACTTCGCCCTGATGTTCATCGCGCCGATGAACACCCGCGGCATGAAGCTGATCTGCCGCCCGTCCTACGAACTGCAGGCCGGCATGACCGGCTCGCCGTTCGACTACCCGCTGTCCAGCCGCTTCGACGAGAACGACGCGATCCTGATCATGGACAAGGTGTTCATCCCCTGGGAAAACGTGCTGATCTACCGCGACTTCGAGCGCTGCCGGCAGTGGTTCCCGCAAGGCGGTTTCGGCCGGCTGTTCCCGATGCAGGGCTGCACCCGCCTGGCGGTCAAGCTCGACTTCATCACTGGCCTGCTGGTCAAGGCCTTGCAGTGCACCGGTTCCCTGGAGTTTCGCGGGGTGCAGGCGCAGGTCGGCGAAGTGGTGGCCTGGCGCAACCTGTTCTGGTCGCTGACCGACGCCATGCACGGCAACGCCAGCGAATGGCTCAACGGCGCCTTCCTGCCCAGCGCCCAGGCCTTGCAGGCCTACCGGGTACTGGCGCCCCAGGCCTACACCGACATCAAGAAGATCATCGAGCAGGTGGTGGCCAGCGGCCTGATCTACCTGCCGTCCGGCTCCCGCGACCTCAAGGACCCGTTGCTCAACCAGTACCTGGGCACCTATTGCCGGGGCTCGGCGGGCATGGGCCACGAAGAGCGGATCAAGATCCTCAAGCTGCTGTGGGATGCCATCGGCACCGAGTTCGGCGGCCGCCACGAGTTGTACGAAATCAACTACGCCGGCAGCCAGGACGAAATCCGCATGCAGTGCCTGCGCCATGCCCAGGCCAGCGGCTCGATGAAAGCCATGACCGAGCTGGTGGACAAATGCCTGGGCGACTACGACCTCGACGGCTGGACGGGGCCGCACCTGACCAACCCGGACGACATCAACATGCTCGACCGCATCCGCCAGTAA
- a CDS encoding sugar kinase, which yields MSELDILSFGETMAMFVAEQSGDLARVGHFHKRIAGADSNVAIGLSRLGFKVGWLSRVGADSLGRFVIDSLQAEGVDCRFVATDRQHPTGFQLKSLEEHGDDPRVEYFRRGSAASHLSVADIAPELLRARHLHATGIPPALSASARDLSHSLMSRMRAAGRSVSFDPNLRPSLWGSEKLMIHEINRLAVLAHWVLPGLSEGRLLTGYEDPADIAAFYLDQGVEAVAIKLGAHGAYYRTQLHEGFVEAVPVTQVVDTVGAGDGFAVGLISALLENHSVAEAVQRANWIGSRAVQSRGDMEGLPSRDELPVVATQALASRPVTPETLQAL from the coding sequence ATGTCTGAGCTCGATATCCTGTCGTTCGGTGAAACCATGGCGATGTTCGTCGCCGAACAGAGCGGCGACCTGGCCCGGGTCGGCCACTTCCACAAACGCATCGCCGGCGCCGACAGCAACGTCGCCATCGGCCTGTCGCGCCTGGGTTTCAAGGTCGGCTGGCTGAGCCGGGTCGGCGCCGATTCCCTGGGGCGTTTCGTCATCGACAGCCTGCAGGCCGAAGGCGTGGACTGCCGCTTCGTCGCCACCGACCGGCAACACCCCACCGGTTTCCAGCTCAAGTCCCTGGAAGAGCACGGTGACGATCCGCGGGTGGAATACTTCCGCCGCGGTTCGGCGGCCAGCCACCTGAGCGTCGCCGACATTGCCCCCGAACTGCTGCGCGCCCGTCACCTGCACGCCACCGGCATTCCCCCGGCGCTCTCGGCCTCGGCCCGCGACCTGTCCCACAGCCTGATGAGCAGAATGCGCGCGGCCGGGCGCAGCGTGTCCTTCGACCCGAACCTGCGGCCCAGCCTGTGGGGCAGCGAAAAATTGATGATCCACGAAATCAACCGCCTGGCCGTGCTCGCCCATTGGGTGCTGCCGGGCCTGAGCGAAGGCCGCCTGCTGACCGGTTATGAAGACCCGGCCGACATCGCCGCGTTTTACCTGGACCAGGGCGTCGAGGCCGTGGCGATCAAGCTCGGTGCCCATGGCGCCTACTACCGCACCCAGTTGCACGAAGGTTTCGTCGAGGCCGTGCCAGTGACCCAGGTGGTCGACACCGTGGGCGCCGGCGACGGTTTCGCCGTCGGCCTGATCAGCGCCCTGCTGGAGAACCACAGCGTCGCCGAGGCGGTGCAGCGCGCCAACTGGATCGGCAGCCGCGCGGTGCAGAGCCGGGGCGACATGGAAGGCCTGCCGAGCCGCGATGAACTGCCCGTGGTTGCCACGCAAGCGCTCGCCAGCAGGCCCGTCACACCAGAAACCCTGCAAGCCCTATAG
- a CDS encoding 2-hydroxyacid dehydrogenase produces the protein MKKQVVLYKKLSPPLMARLHEQAQVTLIEDLSAQGLAKLRSALPSAQGLLGASLRLDAELLDLAPYLEAVASVSVGVDNYNIDYLTRRHILLSNTPDVLTETTADTGFALILASARRVVELANLVRAGQWNRNIGPLHFGSDVHGKTLGIIGMGRIGEALAQRGHFGFGMPVIYHSNSPKPAVEQRFGARYCSLPELLQQADFICLTLPLTDQTLGLIGREEFALMRPDSIFINISRGKVVDEQALIEALQQRRIRAAGLDVFEREPLGHDSPLLQLNNVVATPHIGSATFETREAMARCAVDNLLAALAGQRPANLVNPQAWERRKAAV, from the coding sequence ATGAAAAAACAGGTCGTGCTGTACAAGAAACTCTCGCCGCCGCTGATGGCCCGCCTGCATGAACAGGCCCAGGTGACCCTGATCGAAGACCTCAGCGCCCAGGGCCTGGCCAAGCTGCGCAGCGCCCTGCCCTCGGCCCAGGGCCTGCTCGGCGCCAGCCTGCGCCTGGATGCCGAACTGCTGGACCTGGCGCCGTACCTGGAAGCCGTGGCCAGCGTGTCGGTGGGCGTCGACAACTACAACATCGACTACCTGACCCGGCGCCACATCCTGCTCAGCAACACCCCGGACGTACTCACCGAAACCACCGCCGACACCGGTTTCGCCCTGATCCTGGCCAGCGCCCGGCGCGTGGTGGAACTGGCCAACCTGGTGCGCGCCGGCCAGTGGAACCGCAATATCGGCCCATTGCATTTCGGCAGCGACGTGCACGGCAAGACCCTGGGCATCATCGGCATGGGACGGATCGGCGAAGCCCTGGCCCAGCGCGGCCATTTCGGCTTCGGCATGCCGGTGATCTACCACAGCAACAGCCCGAAGCCGGCGGTGGAGCAGCGTTTCGGCGCCCGCTACTGCAGCCTGCCGGAGCTGCTGCAACAGGCCGACTTCATCTGCCTGACCCTGCCGCTGACGGACCAGACCCTGGGCCTGATCGGCCGCGAAGAGTTCGCCCTGATGCGCCCGGACAGCATCTTCATCAATATTTCCCGAGGCAAGGTGGTGGACGAACAGGCGCTGATCGAAGCCTTGCAGCAACGGCGGATTCGTGCGGCCGGGCTGGATGTGTTCGAGCGTGAACCCCTGGGCCACGACTCGCCGCTGTTACAGTTGAACAATGTGGTGGCCACCCCGCATATCGGCTCGGCGACCTTCGAAACCCGCGAGGCCATGGCCCGCTGCGCCGTCGACAACCTGCTGGCGGCCCTGGCCGGACAGCGCCCGGCCAACCTGGTGAACCCCCAGGCGTGGGAGCGCCGCAAGGCTGCGGTCTGA
- a CDS encoding sugar phosphate isomerase/epimerase family protein, with translation MNKSPVSISLSSYGADRVREQGQGSFIEVLAAAGASRIEWREELLTVEDPSQLAQATRERQLESVFSSPLELWVAGRSRANPLLEQALQRAEAFGAKSLKVSLGYFTEHNDLPQLALLLAQSPVQLLVENDQTLHGGRIEPFQRFFAEVERHRLPVQMTFDIGNWQWQDQSASAAARLLGRYVGYVHCKAVARRADGKLVAIPPGMADLHLWEQLLRHMTQGVTRAVEYPLQGEDLVQLTREHVATLARLGQSRLEHAHV, from the coding sequence ATGAATAAATCGCCTGTCTCCATCAGCCTTTCCAGCTACGGCGCCGACCGCGTCCGTGAGCAGGGCCAGGGCAGTTTCATCGAGGTGCTGGCCGCCGCCGGCGCGTCGCGCATCGAATGGCGCGAAGAGCTGCTGACCGTCGAAGACCCGTCCCAACTGGCCCAGGCCACCCGCGAGCGGCAACTGGAAAGCGTGTTTTCTTCGCCGCTGGAGCTCTGGGTGGCCGGGCGTTCACGTGCCAACCCGCTGCTGGAACAGGCGCTGCAACGGGCTGAGGCCTTCGGCGCGAAAAGCCTCAAGGTGTCCCTGGGGTATTTCACCGAGCACAACGACCTGCCCCAGTTGGCCCTGCTGCTGGCGCAGTCCCCGGTACAGCTGCTGGTGGAAAACGACCAGACCCTGCACGGCGGGCGCATCGAACCCTTCCAGCGCTTCTTCGCCGAGGTCGAGCGCCACCGCCTGCCGGTGCAGATGACCTTCGACATCGGCAACTGGCAGTGGCAGGACCAGTCCGCCTCCGCCGCCGCGCGCCTGCTCGGCCGCTATGTCGGCTATGTGCACTGCAAGGCCGTGGCCCGGCGCGCCGACGGCAAGCTGGTGGCGATACCGCCGGGCATGGCCGACCTGCATCTGTGGGAACAATTGCTGCGACACATGACTCAAGGTGTGACCCGGGCCGTGGAATACCCGCTGCAAGGCGAAGACCTGGTGCAGCTGACCCGCGAACACGTCGCCACCCTCGCCCGCCTTGGCCAGTCCCGCCTGGAGCACGCTCATGTCTGA
- the hpaC gene encoding 4-hydroxyphenylacetate 3-monooxygenase, reductase component: MTQLDPKQQAFRNAMAHMTAAVNVITSNGPAGRCGITATAVCSVTDSPPSLMVCVNRNSALNPVFKRNGRLCVNVLCGEHEEVARHFAGMTGVQMEQRFSLHPWRDGQGALPVLDGALASLLGRITEVQEVGTHSVMLVELDEICVREHGDSLVYFSRGFHRLQRAIQAVNAPTSSNRLPQDHTRSMT, encoded by the coding sequence ATGACTCAACTCGATCCCAAGCAACAGGCTTTTCGCAACGCCATGGCGCACATGACCGCGGCGGTCAACGTCATCACCAGCAACGGCCCGGCCGGACGCTGCGGCATCACCGCCACCGCGGTCTGCTCGGTCACCGACAGCCCGCCCAGCCTGATGGTCTGCGTCAACCGCAACAGCGCTCTGAACCCGGTGTTCAAGCGCAACGGCCGACTCTGCGTCAACGTGCTCTGCGGCGAACACGAAGAGGTGGCCCGGCACTTCGCCGGCATGACCGGGGTGCAGATGGAGCAGCGTTTCAGCCTGCACCCCTGGCGCGACGGCCAGGGTGCCCTGCCGGTGCTCGATGGCGCCCTGGCCAGCCTGCTGGGGCGGATCACCGAGGTGCAGGAAGTCGGCACCCATTCGGTAATGCTGGTGGAATTGGATGAAATCTGCGTGCGCGAACACGGCGATTCGCTGGTGTATTTCAGCCGCGGCTTCCATCGTTTGCAGCGGGCCATTCAGGCGGTAAATGCCCCCACCTCAAGCAACCGGCTGCCGCAGGATCACACTCGATCAATGACATGA
- a CDS encoding methyl-accepting chemotaxis protein — translation MSLRNMNIAPRAFLGFAFIALLVIALGVFAVNRMSVIRQASLDMESNQLPSVGFLGNLTENVLRLRILSFRVLVNREPAGLQEAQARIGVLVDKLKQAQASYAALPAGEEEVALYKTFAATLDKYLQAQGDMLELSRQNKLEELRTLINTRIKDGTDQMGEQLNKLVAINKAGATQASGLAGEYYRSAITGIIVVAVIAVLLTVLLAWLLTRSIVTPLSRAVLAAQTIAAGNLTRAIEVDGKDEPARLLAALSEMQGNLRKTIEQISGSATQLASASEELSAVTEEASRGLQQQNNEIEQAATAVNEMTAAVEEVARNAVSTSEASHQSTQAAREGRDRVVETVDAIQTMTHDVQSTSVMIEGLATQGRDIGKVLDVIRAIAEQTNLLALNAAIEAARAGEAGRGFAVVADEVRALAHRTAQSTQEIEKMVAGIQNGTGEAVQSMQQSNQRTQSTLEMARAAGVALEQIAESINLINERNLVIASASEEQAQVSREVDRNLVNIRDLATQSAAGANQTSAASHELSRLAVDLNAMVARFVI, via the coding sequence ATGTCCCTACGTAATATGAATATCGCGCCTCGAGCTTTCCTCGGCTTTGCGTTCATCGCGTTGCTGGTCATCGCGCTGGGTGTGTTCGCCGTCAACCGCATGTCGGTCATCCGACAGGCCTCCCTCGACATGGAAAGCAACCAACTGCCCAGCGTAGGGTTCCTTGGCAACCTCACCGAAAACGTCCTGCGCCTGCGGATTCTCTCGTTCCGGGTGCTGGTCAACCGCGAACCGGCCGGCCTGCAGGAAGCGCAGGCGCGCATCGGCGTGCTGGTGGACAAGCTCAAGCAGGCCCAGGCCAGCTACGCCGCCTTGCCGGCGGGGGAAGAGGAGGTGGCCCTGTACAAGACCTTCGCCGCCACGCTGGACAAGTACCTGCAGGCCCAGGGCGACATGCTGGAGCTTTCGCGGCAGAACAAGCTCGAGGAACTGCGTACCCTGATCAATACGCGGATCAAGGACGGCACCGACCAGATGGGCGAACAGCTGAACAAACTGGTGGCGATCAACAAGGCCGGGGCCACCCAGGCGTCCGGCCTGGCCGGTGAGTATTACCGTAGTGCGATCACCGGCATCATCGTCGTTGCGGTGATCGCGGTGCTGCTCACCGTATTGCTGGCCTGGCTGCTGACCCGCAGCATCGTCACCCCGTTGAGCCGCGCGGTGCTGGCCGCGCAGACCATCGCCGCGGGCAATCTGACCAGGGCCATCGAGGTCGACGGCAAGGACGAGCCGGCCCGCCTGCTCGCGGCACTGAGCGAGATGCAGGGCAACCTGCGCAAGACCATCGAACAGATCTCCGGCTCGGCCACCCAGCTGGCCTCGGCCTCGGAAGAGCTCAGCGCGGTCACCGAGGAAGCCTCCCGTGGCTTGCAGCAGCAGAACAACGAAATCGAACAGGCGGCCACCGCCGTCAACGAGATGACCGCCGCCGTGGAAGAAGTGGCGCGCAATGCCGTGTCGACCTCCGAAGCCTCGCACCAGTCGACCCAGGCCGCTCGCGAAGGCCGCGACCGGGTGGTGGAAACCGTCGACGCGATCCAGACCATGACCCACGACGTGCAAAGCACTTCGGTGATGATCGAAGGCCTGGCCACCCAGGGCCGCGATATCGGCAAGGTGCTGGACGTGATCCGCGCCATCGCCGAACAGACCAATCTGCTGGCGCTCAACGCGGCGATCGAGGCGGCCCGCGCCGGTGAAGCCGGGCGTGGTTTCGCGGTGGTGGCCGACGAAGTGCGGGCCCTGGCCCATCGCACCGCGCAATCGACCCAGGAAATCGAAAAGATGGTCGCTGGCATCCAGAATGGCACCGGCGAGGCGGTGCAGTCGATGCAGCAGAGCAACCAGCGCACCCAGAGCACTCTGGAAATGGCCCGCGCCGCCGGCGTGGCCCTGGAGCAGATCGCCGAATCGATCAACCTGATCAACGAGCGCAACCTGGTGATCGCCAGCGCCTCGGAAGAGCAGGCGCAGGTGTCCCGCGAGGTCGATCGCAACCTGGTGAACATCCGCGACCTGGCTACCCAGTCGGCCGCCGGGGCCAACCAGACCAGCGCCGCCAGCCACGAGCTATCGCGCCTGGCGGTGGATTTGAATGCGATGGTGGCGCGCTTTGTGATTTGA